In Curtobacterium sp. TC1, the following proteins share a genomic window:
- a CDS encoding NAD(P)H-quinone oxidoreductase, with protein sequence MRAITFDDTTMSVTDLPDPVPAAGEVLIEVAAAGVNNADLQQRAGNYPPPPGASEILGLEVSGTVRALGDGVTAVAVGDRVCALLSGGGYASLVVAPAAQVLPVPDSVDLVEAAGLPEAACTVYSNIGMLAGLRPGQTLLVHGGTGGMGSHAVLWAKALGATVIATSGGDRKVQASRDLGADLVVDHRSEDFVERVLAFTDGVGVDVVLDVVGPAYLARNLQALAPNGHIAVIASGSGSTAELDLGALMRKRASISGTTLRARPLAEKAAIVAAVREHVWPFVADGSVRPVIDTVLPLAEVEEAHRKVRDGEVVGKVLLTP encoded by the coding sequence ATGCGCGCCATCACGTTCGACGACACCACCATGTCCGTGACCGACCTGCCCGACCCGGTGCCCGCCGCGGGCGAGGTGCTCATCGAGGTCGCCGCCGCCGGGGTGAACAACGCCGACCTGCAGCAGCGCGCGGGGAACTACCCGCCGCCGCCCGGCGCTTCGGAGATCCTCGGGCTCGAGGTCTCCGGCACCGTCCGGGCGCTCGGTGACGGCGTGACCGCGGTGGCCGTCGGCGACCGCGTGTGCGCGCTGCTGTCCGGCGGCGGCTACGCGTCGCTCGTCGTGGCACCGGCAGCCCAGGTGTTGCCCGTCCCCGACTCCGTCGACCTGGTCGAGGCCGCCGGCCTGCCCGAGGCCGCCTGCACCGTGTACTCGAACATCGGCATGCTCGCCGGACTCCGCCCCGGCCAGACCCTGCTCGTGCACGGCGGCACCGGCGGCATGGGCTCCCACGCCGTGCTGTGGGCGAAGGCGCTGGGCGCGACGGTGATCGCCACGAGCGGCGGCGACCGCAAGGTCCAGGCGTCGCGGGACCTCGGTGCCGACCTGGTCGTCGACCACCGCTCCGAGGACTTCGTCGAACGCGTCCTGGCGTTCACGGACGGCGTCGGGGTCGACGTGGTCCTCGACGTCGTCGGGCCGGCCTACCTGGCACGGAACCTGCAGGCCCTCGCGCCCAACGGGCACATCGCCGTCATCGCCTCGGGCAGCGGCAGCACCGCCGAACTCGACCTCGGTGCGCTGATGCGGAAGCGGGCGTCGATCAGCGGCACGACCCTGCGCGCCCGCCCGCTCGCCGAGAAGGCCGCCATCGTCGCCGCCGTCCGCGAGCACGTCTGGCCCTTCGTCGCCGACGGCAGCGTCCGACCGGTCATCGACACCGTCCTGCCGCTGGCCGAGGTCGAGGAGGCGCACCGGAAGGTCCGCGACGGCGAGGTCGTCGGGAAGGTGCTGCTGACGCCCTAG
- a CDS encoding fumarylacetoacetate hydrolase family protein, which produces MQFARLGPAGSEIPVAIDTDGEVFDLRSITSDVDGAFLASDPVGRVDHARSAGDLTSIDRDRADGMRRGAPIARPGKVVCIGLNYRDHAAETGADIPTEPIVFMKDPMTVIGPDDEVLIPRNSTKTDWEIELAIVIGRTARYCESDAAAEASIAGYAIANDVSEREFQLERGGQWDKGKSCETFNPLGPWLVTPRSLDAAGLDPAALALRLTVNGEVRQDGTTADMIFRPVEIVRYLSQFMVLYPGDVISTGTPAGVALAGHAPYLQPGDVVELTADGLGSQRQTVGAA; this is translated from the coding sequence ATGCAGTTCGCACGACTCGGCCCGGCGGGGAGCGAGATCCCCGTGGCCATCGACACCGACGGCGAGGTCTTCGACCTCCGCTCCATCACCAGTGACGTCGACGGGGCCTTCCTGGCCTCGGACCCGGTCGGCCGCGTCGACCACGCACGCAGCGCCGGCGACCTGACGAGCATCGACCGTGACCGGGCCGACGGCATGCGGCGCGGTGCACCCATCGCCCGGCCCGGCAAGGTCGTCTGCATCGGCCTGAACTACCGCGACCACGCTGCCGAGACCGGTGCCGACATCCCCACCGAACCGATCGTGTTCATGAAGGACCCGATGACGGTGATCGGCCCCGACGACGAGGTCCTGATCCCCCGGAACAGCACGAAGACCGACTGGGAGATCGAGCTCGCGATCGTCATCGGCCGCACCGCCCGGTACTGCGAGTCCGATGCGGCGGCCGAGGCGTCGATCGCCGGCTACGCCATCGCGAACGACGTGTCCGAGCGCGAGTTCCAGCTCGAGCGCGGCGGGCAGTGGGACAAGGGGAAGTCCTGCGAGACCTTCAACCCGCTCGGCCCGTGGCTGGTGACGCCCCGGTCGCTCGACGCCGCCGGCCTCGACCCCGCGGCACTCGCGCTCCGGCTGACCGTCAACGGCGAGGTCCGGCAGGACGGGACCACCGCCGACATGATCTTCCGGCCTGTGGAGATCGTCCGGTACCTGTCGCAGTTCATGGTGCTGTACCCCGGCGACGTCATCAGCACGGGCACCCCGGCGGGTGTGGCACTGGCCGGTCACGCGCCCTACCTGCAGCCCGGCGACGTCGTCGAGCTCACCGCCGACGGGCTCGGCTCGCAGCGCCAGACGGTCGGGGCAGCCTGA
- a CDS encoding ABC transporter substrate-binding protein, which produces MTRSLRFTLAVATAAVAALALSACSSGGSSSGSDGTVTDGKLTIATGEPAYSPWIEDNKPESGKGFESAVAYAVAKEMGYSKSDVVWKRSTFDSAIAPGPKDWDLNVQQFSIDAKRKKAVDMSSAYYTTTQAVVTTSTSKAVDDTSIAALKKDAIGVATGSTSIASVKSVLGITPQVFNSNDDAVLALKSGQIDAIVTDLPTAFYMAAAQLDDGTVSAQFPSDGKGDQFGFVLPKGSELTSKVDKALKSLTDDGTLEDLQTKWLSSETNTPVLK; this is translated from the coding sequence GTGACCCGATCCCTCCGCTTCACCCTCGCCGTCGCCACCGCCGCGGTCGCCGCCCTCGCCCTGTCGGCCTGCTCCTCCGGGGGCAGCAGCTCCGGCTCGGACGGCACCGTCACCGACGGCAAGCTGACGATCGCCACCGGTGAGCCGGCGTACTCGCCGTGGATCGAGGACAACAAGCCGGAGTCCGGCAAGGGCTTCGAGTCCGCCGTGGCCTACGCGGTCGCGAAGGAGATGGGCTACAGCAAGTCCGACGTCGTCTGGAAGCGCAGCACCTTCGACAGCGCGATCGCACCGGGTCCGAAGGACTGGGACCTCAACGTCCAGCAGTTCTCGATCGACGCCAAGCGCAAGAAGGCCGTCGACATGTCGAGCGCGTACTACACGACCACGCAGGCCGTGGTGACGACCAGCACCTCGAAGGCCGTCGACGACACGAGCATCGCCGCCCTCAAGAAGGACGCGATCGGGGTCGCCACCGGGTCCACGTCGATCGCGAGCGTGAAGAGCGTGCTGGGGATCACCCCGCAGGTCTTCAACTCGAACGACGACGCCGTGCTCGCACTGAAGTCGGGCCAGATCGACGCGATCGTCACCGACCTGCCGACGGCGTTCTACATGGCCGCAGCGCAGCTCGACGACGGCACGGTGTCGGCGCAGTTCCCGTCCGACGGCAAGGGTGACCAGTTCGGCTTCGTCCTGCCGAAGGGCTCGGAGCTCACGAGCAAGGTGGACAAGGCACTCAAGTCGCTGACGGACGACGGCACGCTCGAGGACCTGCAGACCAAGTGGCTCTCCTCGGAGACCAACACCCCGGTCCTGAAGTAA
- a CDS encoding cupin domain-containing protein has product MTETAPRPGMAARRTVDGELIEWLDVPKRAIALGMEPHPEGGWYVRTWTSPATVTTPAGDRPAATLIHFLLPPGEASAWHRVTSDEIWMWHGPDTVELELGGSGDAPEPGARITLGPDAGRDRVNDAQAFVRGGVWQRTIPNDGEVLLSCLVSPGFSFEDFTMAD; this is encoded by the coding sequence ATGACCGAGACCGCACCCCGCCCCGGCATGGCCGCCCGTCGCACCGTCGACGGCGAACTGATCGAGTGGCTCGACGTGCCGAAGCGCGCCATCGCCCTCGGCATGGAACCGCACCCCGAAGGCGGTTGGTACGTCCGCACCTGGACCTCGCCGGCCACGGTGACGACGCCCGCGGGGGACCGTCCCGCTGCCACCCTGATCCACTTCCTGCTGCCCCCGGGCGAGGCCTCGGCCTGGCACCGGGTCACGAGCGACGAGATCTGGATGTGGCACGGGCCCGACACCGTCGAGCTCGAACTCGGCGGCTCCGGTGATGCTCCCGAGCCCGGCGCGCGGATCACCCTCGGGCCCGACGCCGGTCGCGATCGGGTGAACGACGCGCAGGCGTTCGTGCGCGGTGGCGTGTGGCAGCGGACGATCCCGAACGACGGCGAGGTGCTGCTGAGCTGCCTCGTGTCGCCGGGGTTCTCGTTCGAGGACTTCACGATGGCGGACTGA
- a CDS encoding adenosylhomocysteinase: MPPGPDPETRSWASTAVRRFAAVTNLLVAARRFRIVGGDPRDAAALHELLTGLGARPAAEHEPIDQLWCLGSPEVSTPVIEREADRPRSATLIVIDAGRHLPAVDEDAFGPVATARPGVLGVPMLSDDVFLVSTGRDPEDDPAADARLRWARRSMPVSRAVAAELRDGGLLRGTRIGVAMFLEPKTAVLSLLLRDAGAEVVVYAHADETDDAVAASLRAAGLTVYASSTASLSEQKALALAMLDTRPHILLDDGSHVIRLAHQERPDLLPTMLGAAEETTSGLRPLRVMASRGELGIPVVAVNDARTKTFFDNRYGTGQSTVFAVLDLVDGLPSGTHRVIPGGAAVVAGFGHVGEGVALVLSALGFRITVAETDPVRALQALFAGHAVAPLAEAVQDADLVVSATGVADTIDLRVLRSCADGAVVAVAGGVDHEVALADAMAAGATRQQVGPKAERLVFPDADSGPIVLDRGGCINITAAEGNPIEIMDLSFAAQLGAVRMLLERGDELERAVVPIDPAVDDATARTALAAFGAHPVPPVRLAEHPADREPDVRTRRFGDPA; encoded by the coding sequence ATGCCGCCAGGACCCGACCCCGAGACGCGATCCTGGGCGTCGACGGCCGTCCGGCGCTTCGCCGCGGTGACGAACCTGCTCGTGGCGGCTCGCCGGTTCCGCATCGTCGGTGGCGACCCCCGCGACGCCGCGGCGCTGCACGAGCTGCTCACCGGACTCGGCGCACGCCCGGCCGCGGAGCACGAACCGATCGACCAGCTCTGGTGCCTCGGTTCCCCCGAGGTCTCCACCCCCGTCATCGAGCGCGAGGCCGACCGTCCCCGTAGTGCCACGCTCATCGTGATCGACGCCGGCCGCCACCTGCCCGCCGTCGACGAGGACGCCTTCGGTCCCGTCGCCACCGCACGCCCAGGGGTGCTCGGCGTCCCGATGCTCTCCGACGACGTCTTCCTGGTCTCCACCGGCCGCGACCCCGAGGACGACCCGGCGGCCGACGCCCGCCTGCGCTGGGCTCGACGCTCCATGCCCGTCTCGCGTGCGGTCGCCGCGGAACTCCGCGACGGCGGACTGCTCCGTGGCACCCGCATCGGCGTCGCGATGTTCCTCGAGCCGAAGACGGCGGTGCTGAGCCTGTTGCTGCGCGACGCCGGGGCAGAGGTCGTCGTCTACGCGCACGCCGACGAGACCGACGACGCCGTGGCCGCGTCGCTCCGGGCAGCGGGTCTGACGGTGTACGCGAGCAGCACCGCCTCGCTGTCGGAGCAGAAGGCGCTCGCCCTCGCGATGCTCGACACCCGGCCGCACATCCTGCTCGACGACGGTTCGCACGTCATCCGGCTCGCCCACCAGGAACGACCGGACCTGCTGCCGACGATGCTCGGCGCGGCCGAGGAGACCACGAGCGGCCTCCGACCCCTGCGTGTGATGGCGTCGCGGGGCGAGCTCGGCATCCCCGTGGTCGCCGTCAACGACGCCCGCACCAAGACGTTCTTCGACAACCGGTACGGCACCGGGCAGTCGACGGTGTTCGCGGTGCTCGACCTGGTCGACGGGCTCCCGTCCGGCACGCACCGGGTGATCCCGGGAGGCGCGGCGGTCGTCGCCGGATTCGGGCACGTCGGCGAAGGGGTCGCGCTGGTGCTCTCCGCCCTCGGGTTCCGGATCACGGTCGCCGAGACGGATCCCGTGCGCGCCCTGCAGGCGCTGTTCGCCGGCCACGCCGTCGCGCCGCTCGCCGAGGCGGTGCAGGACGCCGACCTCGTGGTGAGCGCCACCGGGGTCGCCGACACCATCGACCTGCGGGTGCTGCGCTCGTGCGCGGACGGGGCGGTCGTCGCCGTCGCGGGCGGGGTCGACCACGAGGTCGCGCTGGCCGACGCGATGGCGGCCGGTGCCACCCGACAGCAAGTGGGCCCGAAGGCCGAGCGCCTCGTGTTCCCCGATGCCGACAGCGGGCCCATCGTGCTCGACCGCGGCGGGTGCATCAACATCACGGCGGCCGAGGGCAACCCGATCGAGATCATGGACCTGTCCTTCGCGGCGCAGCTCGGGGCCGTCCGCATGCTGCTCGAGCGGGGCGACGAACTGGAGCGAGCCGTCGTGCCCATCGACCCTGCGGTCGACGACGCAACCGCGCGCACGGCGCTCGCCGCCTTCGGAGCGCACCCCGTTCCTCCCGTCCGCCTTGCCGAGCACCCGGCGGACCGCGAGCCGGACGTCCGGACGCGCCGTTTCGGAGACCCCGCATGA
- a CDS encoding DUF3800 domain-containing protein has product MDSGRVPALARAALDAPFEFAYVDETGDKGDPAASPGATRTYTLGCVLVPGGDWTDRLDWLTGVRREIRDTYGILLRHELKANVLLRGRGDLRDLGLGDGQRRDVFRRSLGALTVVASGVFAIVIDKEARPMDYRPEDRAWTYLLQRLRIRSEQSGTPIILVHDGGDDATVRAIHRRFRRHSFAPGGTRVSAPLLVEDPVPRDSASSYFIQAADLVAYAGFRRFQAPGSKSGSVCDETMWAELRPVWRTEVTNARRDAIVVWP; this is encoded by the coding sequence ATGGACTCCGGTCGCGTTCCCGCCCTCGCCCGTGCGGCCCTCGACGCACCGTTCGAGTTCGCGTACGTCGACGAGACCGGCGACAAGGGTGATCCGGCTGCTTCTCCGGGCGCGACTCGCACCTACACGCTGGGGTGTGTGCTCGTCCCGGGCGGAGACTGGACCGATCGTCTCGACTGGCTCACGGGGGTCCGTCGTGAGATCCGGGACACGTACGGCATCCTCCTGCGCCACGAGCTCAAGGCGAACGTGCTCCTGCGTGGACGAGGAGATCTCCGTGACCTGGGGCTCGGGGACGGCCAGCGGCGCGATGTGTTCCGGAGGTCGCTCGGTGCGCTGACCGTCGTGGCCTCCGGGGTCTTCGCGATCGTCATCGACAAAGAGGCCCGCCCGATGGACTACCGGCCCGAGGACCGCGCGTGGACGTACCTGCTCCAGCGTCTCCGGATCCGGTCCGAGCAATCCGGCACACCGATCATCCTCGTGCACGACGGAGGTGACGACGCAACGGTCCGCGCGATCCACCGCAGGTTCCGTCGGCACAGCTTCGCACCAGGGGGTACTCGCGTCAGCGCGCCGCTGCTCGTCGAGGATCCAGTTCCTCGTGACTCCGCGTCCTCGTACTTCATCCAGGCAGCCGACTTGGTCGCGTACGCAGGGTTCCGGCGGTTCCAAGCGCCCGGCTCGAAAAGCGGCAGCGTCTGCGACGAGACGATGTGGGCCGAGCTACGGCCCGTCTGGCGCACCGAGGTGACGAACGCTCGTCGCGATGCGATCGTCGTCTGGCCGTGA
- a CDS encoding amino acid ABC transporter permease, translating into MTVPAGAGTPVAAAAPSQVEAERRLYRRQRGRRSIVVSVVSTLVVIAIAYFGVVNTPGWAAVQQSFFDPQTAIDTFPDILLGLWLNVRILFFSAIGVAVFGTLLAVVRGLRNPVFFPLRMLATGYTDLFRGLPLIIVLYLVGYGIPGLGVFPRLPAEVWGTIAIVLTYSSYIAEVLRAGMEAVHPSQRLAARSLGLSHAKTLRLVVLPQAIRKVTPALMNDFVSMQKDVGLVSILGAVDAVRSAQIAQAETYNFTPYFVAGLLFVVISLPLIRVTDAIARRQQRREQIGGTV; encoded by the coding sequence ATGACCGTGCCAGCAGGCGCCGGGACCCCGGTCGCCGCAGCCGCGCCGAGCCAGGTCGAGGCCGAGCGGCGGCTCTACCGCCGGCAGCGCGGACGCCGGTCGATCGTGGTGTCGGTGGTGTCGACGCTCGTGGTGATCGCGATCGCCTACTTCGGCGTCGTGAACACCCCCGGCTGGGCAGCGGTCCAACAGTCGTTCTTCGATCCGCAGACCGCGATCGACACCTTCCCGGACATCTTGCTGGGCCTCTGGCTGAACGTCCGGATCCTGTTCTTCAGCGCCATCGGCGTCGCGGTGTTCGGCACCCTGCTCGCAGTGGTGCGGGGCCTGCGGAACCCGGTGTTCTTCCCGCTGCGGATGCTGGCGACCGGCTACACGGACCTGTTCCGCGGCCTGCCGCTCATCATCGTGCTGTACCTGGTCGGCTACGGGATCCCCGGGCTCGGGGTGTTCCCGCGGCTCCCCGCCGAGGTCTGGGGCACCATCGCGATCGTCCTGACGTACTCGTCGTACATCGCCGAGGTCCTGCGTGCCGGCATGGAGGCCGTGCACCCGTCGCAGCGTCTCGCCGCCCGGTCGCTCGGACTCTCGCACGCGAAGACCCTGCGGCTCGTGGTGCTGCCGCAGGCGATCCGCAAGGTCACACCGGCGCTGATGAACGACTTCGTCTCGATGCAGAAGGACGTCGGTCTGGTGTCGATACTCGGCGCCGTCGACGCGGTCCGGTCGGCGCAGATCGCCCAGGCGGAGACCTACAACTTCACGCCGTACTTCGTCGCGGGACTGCTGTTCGTGGTGATCAGCCTGCCGCTGATCCGCGTCACGGACGCGATCGCGCGCCGCCAGCAGCGGCGCGAGCAGATCGGAGGGACCGTATGA
- a CDS encoding amidohydrolase family protein, whose product MIIDAHHHLWDPADRPYPWMDDAVAPIRRRFDVDDLRAATQGTGVTRTIVVQAVHDPGETAWLLEQPGPVAGVVGWVDLTAPDVTDRIAAVRALPGGERLVGIRHQAQDEPDADWLARPDVVRGVHALAAAGLVFDVLVRAREHTAALTLIDAVPQASFVLDHAGKPSIDTGDPAWRGRLTDFAARPNVTCKVSGLLTEAGPDWRDRPVDRYVRGVVEQFGPERSMFGSDWPVSTLATGYADVVQRTTAALADLSTTEHEAVLSGTAERVYLVRGHTQT is encoded by the coding sequence GTGATCATCGACGCTCACCACCACCTCTGGGACCCCGCCGACCGGCCGTACCCCTGGATGGACGACGCCGTCGCCCCGATCCGCCGCCGGTTCGACGTGGACGACCTCCGTGCGGCGACGCAGGGCACCGGCGTGACGCGGACCATCGTCGTGCAGGCTGTGCACGACCCCGGCGAGACCGCCTGGCTGCTCGAGCAACCCGGACCCGTCGCGGGCGTCGTCGGCTGGGTGGACCTGACCGCGCCGGACGTGACCGACCGGATCGCCGCCGTTCGAGCGCTGCCCGGCGGCGAGCGCCTGGTGGGCATCCGGCACCAGGCGCAGGATGAACCCGACGCGGACTGGCTCGCCCGCCCCGACGTCGTCCGCGGGGTCCACGCACTCGCCGCCGCCGGCCTGGTGTTCGACGTCCTCGTCCGTGCGCGCGAGCACACTGCCGCACTGACCCTGATCGATGCCGTCCCCCAGGCGTCGTTCGTCCTGGACCACGCGGGCAAGCCGTCGATCGACACCGGCGACCCGGCCTGGCGGGGCCGGCTGACCGACTTCGCAGCACGCCCGAATGTCACGTGCAAGGTCTCCGGCCTGCTCACCGAGGCCGGCCCGGACTGGCGTGACCGCCCCGTCGACCGGTACGTCCGCGGGGTCGTCGAGCAGTTCGGTCCCGAACGGTCGATGTTCGGCTCGGACTGGCCGGTGTCGACCCTGGCGACCGGGTACGCCGACGTCGTGCAGCGGACGACGGCGGCACTCGCCGACCTGTCGACGACCGAGCACGAAGCCGTCCTCAGCGGTACCGCGGAACGCGTCTACCTTGTCCGGGGCCACACACAGACATAG
- a CDS encoding amidohydrolase family protein, with protein MSATHPRVDHPVVVHAARVVVPMTAPPIADGAVAVQDGRILHVGDRSWVVDQLAGSGTTFTERQWRGALLPGLVNAHSHLQYTGMASVGRGQYAGFEDWAAAFNEDYAEPHDWRAEAAAGAAASIRAGVTSIADIVTDIEASTALEDAGLGGIAYWEVMDWENDAWQSHGRDQVLDELARIPTTPGAGLSPHAPYSLEVAPLLELPDIVRQRGLRLHLHLGEAAFEGERVALGPVPGLDGVDGVGHGNDWHLANVPSFRALRAFGFGASATAFVDRLGVLGPDCHIAHGVYMTAADRALLRARGTAVALCPRSNAVIGLDPPPVADYLREGSPIAIGTDSLSSSPSLDLMADVTALHRIARAQGYGHRDLHERLLAAATLGGAHAMGLAVGPDRIGHLAVGARADLAVFDVDARTVPDALAELVEDGAGRAAATVIRGVVRAVDGALTGVPTSSPDRPARPVIPVEES; from the coding sequence ATGAGCGCCACGCACCCGCGTGTCGACCACCCGGTCGTCGTGCACGCGGCACGCGTCGTCGTGCCGATGACCGCGCCCCCGATCGCGGACGGCGCGGTCGCCGTGCAGGACGGCCGCATCCTGCACGTCGGCGACCGGTCCTGGGTCGTCGACCAGCTCGCCGGCTCGGGCACGACGTTCACCGAACGGCAGTGGCGCGGAGCCCTCCTGCCGGGACTCGTCAACGCGCACTCGCATCTGCAGTACACCGGCATGGCCAGTGTCGGCCGCGGCCAGTACGCCGGTTTCGAGGACTGGGCGGCCGCGTTCAACGAGGACTACGCCGAGCCGCACGACTGGCGGGCCGAAGCCGCTGCGGGCGCGGCGGCGTCGATCCGCGCCGGCGTCACGAGCATCGCGGACATCGTCACCGACATCGAGGCGTCCACCGCGCTCGAGGACGCCGGGCTCGGCGGCATCGCCTACTGGGAGGTGATGGACTGGGAGAACGACGCCTGGCAGTCGCACGGCCGCGACCAGGTGCTCGACGAACTCGCCCGGATCCCGACCACCCCCGGGGCCGGCCTGTCACCGCACGCGCCCTATTCGCTCGAGGTCGCGCCCCTGCTCGAACTCCCCGACATCGTCCGGCAGCGCGGGCTCCGGCTGCACCTGCACCTCGGTGAAGCGGCCTTCGAGGGGGAGCGCGTCGCCCTCGGACCGGTTCCCGGACTCGACGGCGTCGACGGCGTCGGCCACGGCAACGACTGGCACCTGGCGAACGTGCCCTCGTTCCGGGCGCTGCGGGCCTTCGGGTTCGGGGCGAGCGCCACCGCGTTCGTCGACCGGCTCGGGGTGCTCGGCCCGGACTGCCACATCGCGCACGGCGTCTACATGACCGCCGCCGACCGGGCACTCCTGCGCGCCCGTGGCACCGCCGTCGCGCTGTGCCCGCGGTCGAACGCCGTCATCGGCCTCGACCCGCCGCCCGTCGCCGACTACCTGCGCGAGGGCAGCCCGATCGCCATCGGCACCGACTCGCTCTCGTCGTCGCCGTCCCTCGACCTGATGGCCGACGTCACCGCCCTGCACCGGATCGCCCGCGCCCAGGGCTACGGGCACCGCGACCTGCACGAGCGGCTCCTGGCGGCGGCGACGCTCGGCGGTGCGCACGCCATGGGGCTCGCCGTCGGACCGGACCGCATCGGCCACCTCGCCGTGGGCGCCCGCGCCGACCTGGCCGTCTTCGACGTCGACGCCCGGACCGTGCCCGACGCACTCGCCGAGCTCGTCGAGGACGGTGCCGGGCGCGCAGCCGCCACCGTCATCCGTGGGGTCGTCCGCGCCGTCGACGGAGCGCTGACCGGCGTGCCCACGTCGTCGCCCGACCGCCCTGCCCGCCCTGTCATCCCTGTGGAGGAATCATGA
- a CDS encoding glutaredoxin family protein, with product MSDATTTEAFDKVTMFGADWCRDCRRSKALLDTLGVDYEYVDVEQDLSAADRAEAISGRKNIPVVVLPNGKHFVEPSDAELRAELEASGAV from the coding sequence ATGAGCGATGCAACCACGACCGAAGCGTTCGACAAGGTGACGATGTTCGGCGCGGACTGGTGCCGCGACTGCCGTCGGTCGAAGGCGCTGCTCGACACCCTCGGCGTCGACTACGAGTACGTCGACGTCGAGCAGGACCTGTCGGCGGCCGACCGTGCCGAGGCGATCAGCGGGCGGAAGAACATCCCCGTCGTCGTGCTGCCGAACGGCAAGCACTTCGTCGAGCCGTCCGACGCCGAGCTGCGCGCCGAGCTCGAGGCCTCCGGCGCCGTTTGA
- a CDS encoding amino acid ABC transporter ATP-binding protein, giving the protein MSEVGQEARGASGADAAVLELRGVRKAFGEHEVLRGIDLTLHRHEVICVIGASGSGKSTLLKTVNLLEGIDDGEILLQGTDIADPRIAVDGVRARIGVVFQQFNLFPHMTVLDNVTLASRQVHGVGRAEAEATARRLLERIGLAEFADAYPDRLSGGQQQRVAIVRAIASDPELLLLDEVTSALDPQLVGEVLDLVTELKRQGSTILMTTHEMHFARNVADRIVFLHRGEVVEQGVPAEVLDAPQHPALIEFLSRVHA; this is encoded by the coding sequence ATGAGCGAGGTCGGCCAGGAGGCCCGTGGTGCGTCGGGTGCGGACGCTGCGGTCCTCGAACTGCGTGGGGTGCGCAAGGCCTTCGGCGAGCACGAGGTCCTGCGCGGCATCGACCTGACGCTGCACCGCCACGAGGTCATCTGCGTCATCGGGGCGTCCGGCTCGGGCAAGTCGACCCTGCTCAAGACGGTGAACCTGCTCGAGGGCATCGACGACGGCGAGATCCTGCTGCAGGGGACCGACATCGCCGATCCCCGCATCGCCGTCGACGGCGTCCGTGCACGGATCGGCGTGGTGTTCCAGCAGTTCAACCTGTTCCCGCACATGACCGTGCTCGACAACGTGACGCTCGCCTCGCGCCAGGTGCACGGCGTCGGGCGGGCCGAGGCAGAGGCGACCGCGCGTCGGCTGCTCGAGCGCATCGGGCTGGCGGAGTTCGCCGACGCCTACCCGGACCGGCTCTCCGGCGGGCAGCAGCAGCGCGTCGCGATCGTCCGGGCGATCGCGTCCGACCCCGAGCTCCTGCTGCTCGACGAGGTCACGAGCGCACTCGACCCCCAGCTCGTCGGCGAGGTGCTCGACCTGGTCACCGAGCTGAAGCGGCAGGGCTCGACGATCCTGATGACCACGCACGAGATGCACTTCGCACGGAACGTCGCCGACCGGATCGTGTTCCTGCACCGGGGCGAGGTCGTCGAGCAGGGTGTCCCCGCCGAGGTCCTCGACGCACCGCAGCACCCGGCGCTCATCGAGTTCCTCTCCCGCGTCCACGCCTAG